One window of the Eucalyptus grandis isolate ANBG69807.140 chromosome 8, ASM1654582v1, whole genome shotgun sequence genome contains the following:
- the LOC104425383 gene encoding LOW QUALITY PROTEIN: putative SWI/SNF-related matrix-associated actin-dependent regulator of chromatin subfamily A member 3-like 1 (The sequence of the model RefSeq protein was modified relative to this genomic sequence to represent the inferred CDS: inserted 6 bases in 5 codons) translates to MGDLARNFLQHLYWQFCESDDEPPIASQGSQPSSSSSSQASASETYLLGFIIANVVGLRHYSGTISGREMVGLVREPXNPYDENAIKVLNTRSVQVGHIERAVAAVLAPXIDSHVISVEGIVPKTSSAGSKFRIACQVHIFARVEAFDLVKSAVSRGGLVLISDAGASFALSEAVVVKERKGGKEVRSVDEIFKLADENVGKKAKMEALEPPGEVIKSVLFQHQKEGLGWLVHRENSGELPPFWEERDGEYVNVLTNYRTDXRAEPLRGGIFADDMGLGKTLTLLSLIAFDKFGSFIAGDRVNSAGEQCGDDEVRSESAKTKGKRGRTSKGVSQSQKKRKTQKTASTSNRKASSSSLDETPDVLSTKSTLVVCPPSVFSTWITQLSEHTIPGKMKVYMYYGDRTRDAEELKKYDIVLTTYTILATEEPWEESPVKKIEWWRVILDEAHLIKNANAQQSQAVTKLKAKRRWVVTGTPIQNGSFDLFSLMSFXRFEPFSIKSYWQSLIQRPLSQGNQTGLSRLQVLMATISLRRTKDKGLIGLPKKTIETCYVELSREERELYDQMERKAKSAVQECINAGSLMRNYTTVLGIILRLRQICISMALCPPDLKSLLPSDNIEDVSNNPELLKKLVAVLQDGEDFDCPICISPCTDLIITCCAHIYCRACILKTLQNSKRNCPLCRRPLTESDLFSAPTESSENSKVENCSESISSAKVSALLKLLLAAKDQKLTSKSVVYSQFRKMLLLLEEPLRAAGFKILRLDGSMNXKRRSRVIEEFGAHEQSTATVLLASLKASGAGINLTAASTVYLLEPWWNPAVEEQAMDRVHRIGQKEDVKIVRLIARNSIEERILELQERKKKLAREAFGKRVSKDRSEIGLDDFRALMSL, encoded by the exons CGCTTCTCAAGGCTCCcagccttcttcttcctcctcctctcaaGCGTCCGCCTCCGAAACGTACCTCCTCGGCTTCATCATCGCCAACGTCGTCGGCCTCCGCCACTACTCCGGCACCATCAGCGGCCGCGAGATGGTGGGCCTCGTCCGCGAGC TCAACCCCTACGACGAGAACGCCATCAAGGTCCTCAACACCAGGTCCGTCCAGGTCGGCCACATCGAGcgcgccgtcgccgccgtcctGGCCC TGATCGACTCCCACGTGATCTCCGTCGAGGGCATCGTGCCCAAGACCAGCAGCGCCGGGAGCAAGTTCAGGATCGCCTGCCAAGTTCACATCTTTGCCAGGGTCGAGGCCTTCGACCTCGTGAAGTCGGCTGTTTCGCGAGGCGGGTTGGTGCTCATTTCGGACGCGGGCGCGTCGTTCGCCCTGTCGGAGGCGGTCGTGGTGAAGGAGAGGAAGGGTGGGAAGGAGGTGAGGAGTGTGGATGAGATTTTTAAGCTGGCCGACGAGAATGTCGGGAAGAAGGCGAAGATGGAGGCCCTGGAGCCACCGGGAGAGGTGATTAAGTCTGTACTGTTCCAACATCAGAAGGAGGGTTTGGGTTGGTTGGTTCATAGAGAGAATTCTGGGGAGTTGCCTCCATTTTGGGAGGAGAGAGATGGCGAGTATGTGAACGTATTGACGAACTATCGCACAGA AAGGGCGGAACCTCTGCGAGGTGGCATTTTTGCAGATGATATGGGTTTGGGTAAGACTTTGACATTACTTTCTTTGattgcttttgataaatttggtaGTTTTATAGCTGGGGATCGTGTCAATAGTGCTGGTGAACAATGTGGGGATGATGAGGTTCGATCTGAGTCGGCTAAGACAAAGGGTAAGAGAGGTAGAACGAGTAAAGGGGTTTCTCAGTCGCAAAAGAAGCGTAAAACCCAAAAAACTGCTTCAACTAGTAATCGGAAGGCATCATCTTCAAGTCTAGATGAGACGCCTGATGTGCTGAGTACCAAATCGACTTTAGTTGTGTGCCCTCCATCTGTGTTTTCCACTTGGATTACACAGCTAAGCGAGCATACTATTCCTGGGAAGATGAAAGTATATATGTACTATGGAGACAGGACGAGAGATGCTGAGGAGCTTAAGAAATATGACATTGTGTTGACCACCTATACCATATTGGCTACTGAGGAACCTTGGGAAGAATCTCCTGTGAAAAAGATAGAGTGGTGGAGAGTCATTTTGGATGAAGCTCATCTGATTAAGAATGCGAATGCCCAACAAAGCCAAGCGGTCACTAAATTGAAGGCTAAGAGGAGGTGGGTGGTAACTGGAACGCCTATTCAGAATGGTTCATTTGACTTGTTCTCTTTGATGTCAT TGCGGTTTGAGCCTTTTTCTATAAAGAGCTATTGGCAAAGTTTGATCCAGCGTCCACTCAGCCAAGGGAATCAGACAGGGCTTTCCCGTCTGCAG GTTCTGATGGCCACCATTTCTCTACGAAGGACAAAGGACAAGGGTTTGATTGgattacccaaaaaaacaatAGAGACTTGTTATGTCGAACTTTCTCGTGAAGAACGTGAACTGTATGACCAGATGGAAAGAAAGGCCAAGAGTGCTGTCCAGGAATGTATCAATGCTGGCAGTTTGATGCGTAATTACACTACTGTGCTTGGTATAATTCTGAGACTTAGACAGATATGCATTAGCATGGCCTTGTGCCCTCCAGATCTGAAGTCGCTTCTTCCATCTGACAATATTGAAG ATGTATCTAATAACCCAGAGTTGCTGAAGAAGTTGGTTGCAGTGCTGCAAGATGGTGAAGATTTTGATTGCCCTATATGCATTTCTCCATGTACTGATCTCATAATCACTTGTTGTGCTCACATCTATTGCCGAGCTTGTATTCTCAAGACTCTACAGAATTCGAAAAGGAACTGTCCCCTTTGTCGCCGTCCTTTGACCGAGTCTGACCTATTCTCTGCTCCAACGGAATCATCTGAAAATAGCAAAGTGGAAAATTGTtctgaatccatttcttctgCCAAAGTTTCTGCTCTTTTGAAACTCCTCCTTGCAGCAAAGGACCAAAAATTGACTTCAAAATCAGTTGTGTATTCCCAATTTAGAAAAATGCTATTACTCTTGGAAGAGCCACTTAGAGCGGCTGGTTTTAAGATCTTGCGCCTGGACGGTTCAATGA GCAAAAGGAGATCACGAGTGATTGAAGAGTTTGGAGCGCATGAGCAAAGTACAGCCACCGTGTTGCTTGCCAGCCTCAAGGCTTCTGGTGCTGGTATAAATCTGACAGCTGCATCGACGGTTTATCTGCTAGAACCGTGGTGGAATCCTGCAGTTGAGGAACAAGCCATGGATCGAGTTCACAGGATCGGGCAAAAGGAGGATGTGAAGATTGTAAGGTTGATAGCACGTAACAGTATCGAAGAGAGGATATTGGAGTTacaggagaggaagaagaaattggcAAGGGAAGCATTTGGGAAGAGGGTTTCAAAAGATCGAAGTGAGATTGGGTTGGACGATTTTCGTGCGCTCATGTCCTTGTGA